Genomic window (Streptomyces sp. NBC_00078):
CGCGCGCGAGACTGTCGCGGATCCTGACTGACCTGTCGGAGTCCGGCGCGGATGCCGACCCGGTCCTGATCGGCGCCCACCGCAAGCCCCAGGGCGTCCTCCTGTCCGTCGAGGCCTTCGAGGCGCTGAGCGGCCGAGCGGCACGACGTGCGGCCGTCGCCTCGGCCACTGGCTCCATCGAGGCCGAGGGGCTCCAGGCATCCAAGGCCTCCGACCGCGACACCGAGGCATATGTGAAGGGCGACCTCGACGCGGACACCCTTGTCGCCCGCGCGATCGCCCGCCACCGACAGACTTCGGAGCGGCGGGCAGGGTGAACGATCCGTACGCCATGCCCAACGGCGTGCTGCGCAACAAACTCGGCATCACCGACCATCAGCTGCTCGCGGCGGCGGAGGCGGACATCACCCGGGCACGCCTCGTCCTTCTCGCCGAACGCCCCCTACCCGGCGCGTACGACCTCGGCCATCTCCAAGCGTTCCATGCCACGATCTTCGGTGACATCTATCCGTGGGCAGGTGAGTTACGCACCGTGAACATCGCCAAGCGCACACCATTCTGCCCGGTAAGAAACCTGATGCCCTATGCCGCAGAGGTCTTCGGCCGTCTCGCCTCGTCCGGCCACCTACGGGATCTCCCCCGGCAGGAATTCGTCATCCGACTTGCCGCGCTGTACGGCGACTTGAACGTCATCCACCCGTTCCGCGAGGGCAACGGCCGCACCCAGCGGGCGTTCCTGACCCAGCTCAGCGCCGACGCGGGCTACGACCTGAACTGGTCGATCCTGGACCCTCAGCGCAACGAGGACGCCTCAGTGAAGAGCTTCCTCGGCGACAACAATCTGTTGGAACAGCTACTCGACGAGCTGGTCACCACGAACTGACGCCCGTCACTCCGGCCGGCAAGGATCCTCGAAAGGGCGTTGCGCCCCTCCGCTCCAGGGACTTCTCAGGGACTCTCAGCTCTGCCCGAGGCACTTTTCGCCGTAGACCCCGTACAGGCCGTTGACGTCGGGGTTGTTGGCCAGGATGGTCTCCGCGTCGGAGGTCACGGTCCCGCCGACGGTCTCCGGCCGTTGGCATGGCGGTGCCTGGGAGGCGGGCGGGGATGGTCGGTGGTGGTGCAGTCAGCAAGCACAGGCGGGCGAGTGGCCTGCTGTGGCCGTGCGAAAGCGCCGACCGTGGTGAACGGCCGCGGTGAGGGCGGCACGGTGACGATATGTGAGTGCCTGACGGTGGGTCAGGTCGTGGGGGCCATCGGAGCGGAGGACGGCCAGCCTCGCCGGGATCGCGACCCAAGTGGCTTGGCAGCAACGGTCGTTCGGCTTATGGCACTCGCTGTGACGACCCCTGGTGATCGGGGGTGGTCCCCCAGCCGAATGGCCGGCGCTCACGCTGACGGGAAGCGGTCCATGGCGGACTTCCCTTTCTCAGTGCAGGCCGGTGGTGCGACCGGGGCGACGCCGGTCAGCGCCGGGGGCGGGTGGCCGAGGTTCGCACCACAAGAGTGGGCGGGATGACGATGTGGGGTGTCTCGCCGGACGCCGGGATCCCGGCGTCGGGATCGCCGACGATCTCGATCAGCGCCCGCAGGGCACGTCGGCCGAGTTCGTCGAAGTCCTGACGGACGCTGGTCAGCGACGGGCCGAAGTACTCGGTCTCCGGCATGTCGTCGAAACCGACGACGCTGATGTCCTCGGGCACTCGGTGCCCGGCCTGTTGCAGGGCTCGCAGCAGGCCGAGGGCCACGTGGTCGTTGGCGCAGAACACCGCGGTGACATCGGGGTCGGCGGCGATCCGCTGACCGAGCTCGTACCCGGTGCCGGCCGTCCAGTCGACGCCGCCCAGCGGTTCGACCACCGGAGCGCCACGCTTCCCCAGCATGTTGCGCCAACCGGCCTCGCGCTCCTGCGCGTCGAGCCAGGAGCGCGGCCCGACCAGATGGTGCACCGTGCGATGACCAAGGTCGAGCAGGTAGGAGGTGGCGAGTTCGGCACCCGCCTCGTTGTCCACGGCGACCGAGGCCAGCGAGGTGTGGGTGCCGCAGCCGACCGCGACCAGGGGCACGTCCGACGGCACGTTCGCCAGTGCGGCGACCGCGGTGCTCTGCGGCGCGATGACGATGATCCCCTCCACGCCCTGGTCCCGAAGCCGGTCGACGGCATCCAGTACCGAGCGCCGGTCGAGCGTGCCGATCGCGGCCACGGTGACGAAGTACTCGTGCTGTCTGGCCGCCTGCTCGATGCCGTAGAGCATGCAAGCCGGGCCGTACAGCGTGCTGTTGAAGCTGATCACACCCAGGGTGCGGGTGCGGCGGGTGGCCAGGGTGCGGGCGGCGGCGTTGGGGCGGTAGCCGAGTTCACGGACGGCGGCGAGCACACGGTCCCGGGTGGCCGGCCGCACGTTCGGGTGGTCGTTGAGGACCCGTGAGACGGTCTGGTGCGAGACGCCCGCGACCTGGGCCACGTCCGCCATCACCGGTGCACGATCCGCGTCCATGCTCCACCTTCTCACGCACCATCATGTATCCGATCCGGCGCCTTCTCCGATGGGGGGCAGCGCGTCGTGGGCGAATTGTTAGCGCACACATCCTGAGAGTCAAGGCGCTCCAACCGC
Coding sequences:
- a CDS encoding type II toxin-antitoxin system Phd/YefM family antitoxin, which codes for MEIPEVVTVSDARARLSRILTDLSESGADADPVLIGAHRKPQGVLLSVEAFEALSGRAARRAAVASATGSIEAEGLQASKASDRDTEAYVKGDLDADTLVARAIARHRQTSERRAG
- a CDS encoding Fic family protein; amino-acid sequence: MNDPYAMPNGVLRNKLGITDHQLLAAAEADITRARLVLLAERPLPGAYDLGHLQAFHATIFGDIYPWAGELRTVNIAKRTPFCPVRNLMPYAAEVFGRLASSGHLRDLPRQEFVIRLAALYGDLNVIHPFREGNGRTQRAFLTQLSADAGYDLNWSILDPQRNEDASVKSFLGDNNLLEQLLDELVTTN
- a CDS encoding substrate-binding domain-containing protein, coding for MDADRAPVMADVAQVAGVSHQTVSRVLNDHPNVRPATRDRVLAAVRELGYRPNAAARTLATRRTRTLGVISFNSTLYGPACMLYGIEQAARQHEYFVTVAAIGTLDRRSVLDAVDRLRDQGVEGIIVIAPQSTAVAALANVPSDVPLVAVGCGTHTSLASVAVDNEAGAELATSYLLDLGHRTVHHLVGPRSWLDAQEREAGWRNMLGKRGAPVVEPLGGVDWTAGTGYELGQRIAADPDVTAVFCANDHVALGLLRALQQAGHRVPEDISVVGFDDMPETEYFGPSLTSVRQDFDELGRRALRALIEIVGDPDAGIPASGETPHIVIPPTLVVRTSATRPRR